In Bactrocera neohumeralis isolate Rockhampton chromosome 5, APGP_CSIRO_Bneo_wtdbg2-racon-allhic-juicebox.fasta_v2, whole genome shotgun sequence, the genomic window TACATCCAACAGCAAACGAGAAATGCGAAATGCTAACGAGTTCGAACCAATACATAAAATGCTACGAATTGAAATTTTACAGTGCTGCCAGGTGATAAGTATTAATATAAGCCAATAAGTATTCAGTAGatgaaagttattttattttaaatttttattcaataaaagtgGTTGCAACATAATttgcaatgaaaaattaatacattttatattttaacataatggaatttttagaaaaatattaccaatgcttaaaaaaaaatttgattttctgatAATTCCTTACTAAAAAGTCTATCACAAAATTCTATTTACCCGCACAAGGTCATGATTTGCGATCACAtccaatttgaattttgaataaaaataacttttttgagTTGTACGTCAATAATTTATTCATACGTCGGAAATACTTGCGGCTGAAACGTAAATCTACAGTATTAAATATTTCCTTATGTGTTACATATGTGAAcaccaatatttatttaagataCATTAATAACATGTATTTATTGACATGCGGGTTCTGCttgctatatttttaatatagctgaaaagttaatattttaattcttagCGTTAATGGCGCCGGAAAAGCACCTTATGCAAAGCGTCTATGTCAATTTCTAAAGGTGTTTTTCCAGAAGAATTGCGCGAACTTGAACTTGTTGGTATTGCTGGAGCGGTGGGCTTGTTTGAGGCGCGGGGGTTCACCAGGAGACATTTCATAGGTTGACCATCTAACTGTCGGTTGTGGTATGTATCCACCGCTTTTTCTGCATCCGTAAGAGATTTATATATTACTTCTGCAACGCCGGGACGCACCAAACGTGAATCATATAAAGGACCGATATCCTCGAACAATTCTTGGATATCTGACTGAGTTACGCTGCTATGCAAATTACTAACTACAATGCGATAACCGGAGGATGATGATGACGATTTAATTGGGTTTGAGAAGATACCCATAGATGCATGTGGATCAGGAGCACGTTCCAAACGTGAACGCATCTCATATGAGAGATGTGATGATGGCTCCGGCACATATCGGCGTTTATAAATATCTGGACTTAATTGTCGGGTGCTAGGCCTTAATATGCCCTTAGGTGGGGGTGGTGGTAGGTCTGGTGACATGCGACGCTCACGAGGTTTATAAACATCAAAAGGATCAAAACCTTCAGTATTTGCCACCCATGAATTCATGCGCCTTATTGGTGGTGTTGGCGAAACGTCACGTTGGCCAAATGTGGCAAAGTCATTTGTGACCGTGCGGCTTAGTCTTGTGGCGGCAGCTATTTCCTctaaatagaataaataaattacaaatttgcgttttaatttaaatttttaagtcacAGCACTTACCTTCTTCCATGCGTTCCATATCATCGTAGTCTACATAGCCACGCGGCACATTTATTAAATCCGGCAATCGCGCTGATACATGAGCAGGCTGCCTTATAAAGGGTTGAGTACTTTTCAATCCTGGTCTAGCTTTTAGTACCCCATTTCGATACGCTGCTGTATACAACTTTTTTGTTGCGCCCCGTGTTTTTAGTCCGCCAGCAGATAACTTTTTTGCCAATAATCGTTGACGAACATCACCACTAGCTCGTGTTAATTCTGACAATTTATCACGCGCATCCCGTATTTTTTCACGATTCTtctgtataattttatttcgtgCATCAGTCACCATACTCTGCTTGAATACAGGCTTATTCAACGTTTTTCGTAAGGCCAATCCTTTTCGAGGATTTTCCGTATTATTGCTGAAATATGAATGAAAGGATTAcagtttaataaatttgtttaaatttaaatttcatcgctttacactttttattattataaataagtaTGAAGTGAAATGAACTTCGCCATTTTAACTACACTTACAATTTCTTCACAGCTGATGGTACagcgatttttttggttttaattatttcatcCAAACTAAGATCCATGGCTGTTGCTGGCGTGTATAACTTTTTGTACCAATCAATTAACAGCGTTTTATAGATttctttttctcaaattgttgaaaaaagaaacaaatatgaGTCCGTGTGAGAAAGTATAAAAAAGCCGATTCGCGTTTGTTGAAAAGTTGGCTGCTGTTGCTATATTGTGAATAATCAAACAGTGTTAAGAAGCAGAAAATACATTCACATGTAACGCTTTTAGAGATATTTTTCTGAATGTTTGAAATTATGAACTTGTACgagtttttatactttttttcacTTTGCCCCTTCATTGACCCAGGTACCTGCTATTATTTTTCCTCGCTGTACCCTAACTACCTGATCTTAAGCTGCAGCTGGCAAGTTAAAACAGAAGCTATTTTCTAAGAATTAAGTTAAGTAAGTAAGCAACGACTTGCACCAAGGACGTTGCGACAAAAGGAGGCAGGTATACACAATTTTTACCTCAATTAACCTACCTTTAACTAAACGAAATAATGAGTTCAGGaggattattattttattaatatttcgatttttaatcATAATTCTCAGAAACTtattcttttgtgtttttgtgggAGGCTTTCAGTCCTAAAAACTGTCCTAACTGAGTTTTTATTGATGCTCCACATCGTCTTAACACTAGATTGCCTAAGCAAGTAATTTTGACTGCTttcgaatttcaattaaaaaaaatagtgatttaAGGGGGTGTTCTAGTCTAGAGGCTTGAACTTCgagcttttttcaacaattaataaaaaagaagcaCTAGATATTTTTACCATCCGttttttttcatcgagttaTGCGTCCTTGAAGAAAAGGGGGAAAAAGCGGTCGTGTCCTCATCGCCATgattacacaaaataaataaaaaaaaaaaaacaatttcatccAGTTATGCGTCCTTGACGGAAAGGGGAGAAAAAAGAGGTCCGTGTCCCCATCGCCATgattacacaaaataaatttaaaaaaaaatttcatccaGTTATGCGTCCTTGAAGAAAACCCccttaagcagctcaccaaaaagatgcgcttaaaagtatgcaacatctatataaaactagttttggtgacatttgaatagcatatgtacatatatactgaaatatatgtatatccttaaagaaagtatactttatatagatatatgtatgtatgtataaccgcGCACCAGgggccctattctgtatctcgattcgAAAGTAAATTctattcaaatttaatattcgACTCGAATGTGTTTTAGCACTctgtaaaaaaatcgaattaagtttataaatatgcgaaagttgtaccaccctgtgccagtaACTTCGAATgctaaatgtcaaaataaaatgaaataagtttaaatttatttgaaaaatatggattCCGTTGCATTGTGGATGGAGGACGAGGAAATTATTGAGGAAAGGATTACGAGAAGATATataagaaatgaatttaatattatgGAATTATCGTAAAAAAGgtaatttgttatttatagtacatacatatgtgttgtgTTCGGTTATAAACTGTTTTTGCATTTGGGATTATAGCTTCATAcaaaactttagactttataagGAAGCCTTTGATTATGTCTTAAGAGGCATAACTGCAGAACTAACGGTACCTATAAGGTAAACGGCAGCTATAAAACTTGCTGCTACTTTAAAAGCTATAAAACTTGCTGCTACTTTAAAATTCCTTGGTCAGGGGGGCTATCAACATCAAATAAGGCAAGGCCGGTTTGCAGGGTTAGCACAGCACAGTCCACTACATCTAAATGTATTGCAGAAGTTTTGAACGCTATTGAAAAAACAATGTGTCCGACacgcataaaatttgaaatgaacTCACAAGAAAAGCGTGAAgctaagaattatttttattcaacatttggAATAATAGTTGCTATTGATGGAACTCACATCCAGATGGTTAGAACAGTAAAAGATGAACATCTCTTTTTTAATCGAAAGCTAAAGCATAGCGTCAATGCTATGGTGATAAGTTTATATTACGACGTTTTATTCAGACTTATTTATTATAGATACTTTATAATTAGATTTGTATATAAGAGCTGTAAATGGAGTTTATGGTGGAGCAGCGCATGATGCCCACGTATGGAGCCTTTCAAACGAACGACAGTACATGCTATCCAACTACCAAAATGGAGATAAATTGTCATGGTTAATTGGTCGGAGATTTAATTCAAACCGCTTgtacttgtatttatatatagtctAAGGCTTACTAATTATTCATTATCTATCCTATTTAAGGTGATTCTGGTTATCCATTAGAGCCATGGCTCCTTACGCCTTACCGCAATGCAGAAGAAAATTCACTTGAAAGTTTGtacaatgaaaaatttacaaaagcaaGATCAATAATCGAGCGTGtatttggaattttaaaaaGTCGTTTTCGATGCCTGCTTGCCGGAAGAGAGCTTCACTATGcaccaaaaaaagttgttaaaattttgaacgtTTGTTGTGCCCTGCATAACATTTGCCTCATATACAACGTTGAAGCTCCAACAGTTATTGAAATTAATGAAGAACGATCTAATTTGGCTTTACCCAACGTAGATCAAAACAATACGAGACCGAATTAAAATAAGCTTGCGTTcgtaatttaaataaagtaacTAAAAAACAatccatttatttcatttctttcaattattcatacatttaaataagtaaaattaactGGTATTTACATTTAACATTTGTTccttaattttaagttttgcaATTCTTATATTGTTCCCCTCCCTGTCCCTTTTAATTTTGTACTCATGCTTTAACTTTGCAAACTTTAGTTTTTGCCTTTCTAgttctattttttcttcattttgttcaataagtttGTTATTAGATTTAACTAAagattttaaattgtaatttatgtCTTTTAAAATCTTAGTACAATCATTGTGAAACTTTATTTGCCCGTCTTCTTGCATTTTCAAGAGATTGTTTTTACTTCCGGTTCGTGACCGCACAGTACTACATTTGGGGGACGTTTGGGGGCGAGAAGATGGTGGTTCTTCCAAATTTTGCAAATCACTTATGTCGTTCTGAGTGCTTGGATCCGTGGTTTCACATTGTTAGCTTTGTGACTTCACTTGTTCCCGCACCGAACTTTTGAGCATCTACTATCCCATCTACCATATTGATTTATCTGCAGCAAGTCAAATGCTCTTAATTCAACTGAATTGAAGGAATGAACTTTTGCAGGCCCACCACCTGTCCCCGACATATGCAACTTAATTTTGCGAGCTTTAGCCTTAATGTGGGTTTTGTAATCCGCCCAAAccttaaatgcaaacaaaataaatagaaatcaaaGCACAGGTAACGTAtaatagcaaaataattttgttcacacaGAAATTTACCTCTTTCCACGAAAGCATGTCCTGTATGGGTGGTCCAtctccatttaatttttcattcaacCGCTCCCACAAAtgtttacttgtttgtttagcgtCGGCACATTTTACGTAGCCTTTGGCCAAGTTTGGATGTGATTCCATAAACTCCGCCATTATTTCAAATTGGATTTGTTTAGTGTGctgagaaaagcgtggggtgctttgtgacatattttttatatatcgagCATTCTACGCTATTTTCGCagtaatgcaggaatttttccataaaagaagGTATTTCCCACAAGAGTTGCGTGAGCTTGAACTAGTTGGTATTGCTGGAGCGGTGGCTTGTTTGAGCCGCGGGGGTTCATCAGGACACATTTCATAGGTGGACCACCTATGGCCATTTGAACATATTGGCGCCGTAAAAGCACCTTAAAAAAGTGTCTATGTCAATTTTCAAAAGCGTTTTCCAAGAAGAATTGCGCGAACTTAGACTTGTTGGTATTGCTGTAGCGGTGGCTTGTTTGAGCCGCGGGCGTTCACCAGAAGACATTTCATAGGTTCACCACCCATGGTCATTTGAACATATTGGCGCCGTAAAAACACCTTACGCAAAGTGTCTATGTCAATTTTCAAAGGTTGTTTTGTTGGTATTGCTGGAGCGGTGGGCTTGTTTGAGGCGCGGGGGTTCACCAGGAGACATTTCATAGGTTGACCATCTAACTGTCGGTTGTGGTATGTATCCACCGCTTTTTCTGCATCCGTAAGAGATTTATATATTACTTCTGCAACGCCGGGACGCACCAAACGTGAATCATATAAAGGACCGATATCCTCGAACAATTCTTGGATATCTGACTGAGTTACGCTGCTATGCAAATTACTAACTACAATGCGATAACCGGAGGATGATGATGACGATTTAATTGGGTTTGAGAAGATGCCCATAGATGCATGTGGATCAGGAGCACGTTCCAAACGTGAACGCATCTCATATGAGAGATGTGATGATGGCTCCGGCAGATATCGGCGTTTATAAATATCTGGACTTAATTGTCGGGTGCTAGGCCTTAATATGCCCTTAGGTGGGGGTGGCGGTAGGTCTGGTGACATGCGACGCTCACGAGGTTTATAAACATCAAAAGGATCAACACCTTCAGTATTTGCCACCCATGAATTCATGCGCCTTATTGGTGGTGTTGGCGAAACGTCACGTTGGTGGgaaagagttttgaagatatctagttccaatttgtAGAGAACAAATTTCaggaaaaaaaagtttccatagcgcgataacgactttcctacagattaataatctttttgaaattaatgttttagatcaaaattgTGGTCGCAATCGTAGACATGACCTTTTTTAacgtgtcatttcaacaatttatttagcTATTATAAACCcaataaattaacattaaaaattatttataaaaaaaggaccgaatttcaacattaaaaaaatcgcgaaaGTTAGTGATTTTTAGGAGGGTCACACTGTGCTTCAACTTTTTGTGATCCTCAGCACTTGTTCCACATTTTGACCATCATAATATTCCGTACTTCTAAAGTGAGATTTTAGAGTCAATACCTTTTAGTAACGTCGACAATAATAACAAGTTTTCTCTTAatagtaaaaagtaaaatttttacgTCTTTCCACAATCCACAATGTTCCTAAGTAATTTTGTGGTACGACTATATTGTTGTGTTGCAAGATCTAGAGTTTTTCATCTCTTGCTTAAAGAAGTCTTCGCTTGAGTTTTAAGGTGTTGGGCAGCTATGTAGCTCGTTTACTTTCGTTCCCATTTTTAGTTCTTCATTATTGTTTGAATATTTGTTCAATCTGTGGCAGTGGTATTTcgaaagatatttttatttttaagcagcAGAGACCGGTGGTGAATATAATGTGATTAGGGTTAGACAGTTGAAACTCTTGTATGCGGAGAGTTTAGCAAGGTCGGATTATTTTTAGAACAGTCGCTTCAAACAACTCGAGTACATCGTTGACCAGAGTAAATCAAATTTGCTGATACAGCATACTCTGtcgttgttgtaacgggtaccttATCCCCTTATCCCCGTTAGGTTTAGCTTTGTTGTcctcgacgtcatccaacgatAAGCCCatgaaacgtgctgtttcgatgggaaccaaagggagaagggtgtcagatgagtaggtttagcagggcatgcaaagaggtggccagtgtcatgcggggactcattgCACGTTGGCTGCCAA contains:
- the LOC126758816 gene encoding polymerase delta-interacting protein 3-like, with protein sequence MDLSLDEIIKTKKIAVPSAVKKFNNTENPRKGLALRKTLNKPVFKQSMVTDARNKIIQKNREKIRDARDKLSELTRASGDVRQRLLAKKLSAGGLKTRGATKKLYTAAYRNGVLKARPGLKSTQPFIRQPAHVSARLPDLINVPRGYVDYDDMERMEEEEIAAATRLSRTVTNDFATFGQRDVSPTPPIRRMNSWVANTEGFDPFDVYKPRERRMSPDLPPPPPKGILRPSTRQLSPDIYKRRYVPEPSSHLSYEMRSRLERAPDPHASMGIFSNPIKSSSSSSGYRIVVSNLHSSVTQSDIQELFEDIGPLYDSRLVRPGVAEVIYKSLTDAEKAVDTYHNRQLDGQPMKCLLVNPRASNKPTAPAIPTSSSSRNSSGKTPLEIDIDALHKVLFRRH
- the LOC126758163 gene encoding uncharacterized protein LOC126758163, with protein sequence MGLSLDDVEDNKAKPNGDKGIRYPLQQRQNIFKTLSHQRDVSPTPPIRRMNSWVANTEGVDPFDVYKPRERRMSPDLPPPPPKGILRPSTRQLSPDIYKRRYLPEPSSHLSYEMRSRLERAPDPHASMGIFSNPIKSSSSSSGYRIVVSNLHSSVTQSDIQELFEDIGPLYDSRLVRPGVAEVIYKSLTDAEKAVDTYHNRQLDGQPMKCLLVNPRASNKPTAPAIPTKQPLKIDIDTLRKVFLRRQYVQMTMGGEPMKCLLVNARGSNKPPLQQYQQV